In Bernardetia sp., a single window of DNA contains:
- a CDS encoding amidohydrolase family protein produces the protein MQNSKNQLFIVFVAFFLSIFSCQKVFAQQTFYTNGITDKRNTVYAFTNATIYTDYKTKISEATLVIKDGKILEVGKNITVPKGAIVEDLKGKVIYPSFIDLYSDYGMPAIEKSKGGAWWQLQLTPQTSYAFGNNEAVKAHHKASEMFDPTNKVTQKEAEGLRKLGFGTLLSQQQDGIVRGTSALVFLGEGAANEQLYKTDAAVGLSFNKGSSSQSYPTSLMGSMALLRQTYLDGKWYASGNAKDKNLTLASWNNIQNLPQIFEVDDKLNAVRADRLGDEFGKQYILKGSGDEYQAVDLIKNTGAAFILPLEFPKAFDVNDPLDAQFISFTALKHWEYAPANAGILEKADVDFAFTTDGLKDKSKFLEHLRKAVGAGLSKEKALKALTYTPAKLLGEENNLGTLKKGAIANFIITSGDLFLSKTKVYQNWIKGQKNEVTAYPNSSYAGIYDLTLEEDGKPKLYKLEVSGEEDNLNYKVIDGKDTLKAKGSYEKGIFALQFSPQNQTEATRLTGWYDSEGKYWSGSTRTSGGKWVTWNAKNSDSNMKINQNIGDAPKVDSTLQDFKPMFPFAPYAFQEQPKSETVLIKNATVWTNEADGILENTDVLLVNGKISKIGKNLSAPNGATTIDGTGKHLTSGIIDEHSHIAISGGVNEGVYANSSEVRIGDVINPEDVNIYRHLAGGVVAIQQLHGSANPIGGQSAVVKLRWGKTAEEMKIKGAPERIKFALGENVKHSNWSEYSRFPQSRMGVEQFMMDAFTRAKEYEAAKKANPMATRTDLQMEALLEIINGKRLISCHSYIASEILATMRVAEKFGFKVNVFTHILEGYKVAPEMAKHGVAGSTFSDWWAYKYEVKDAIPYNAALMNQAGVLTSINSDDAEMGRRLNQEAAKTVKYGGVSPEEAWKFVTLNPAKMLGIAERTGSIKVGKDADVVLWSDNPLSVYAKAEKTFVDGILYFDRENDEKLRRELAAERERIIQKMISAKEGGAPTMGIKFKKQHIWDCEETQFDYWKTVNGGEE, from the coding sequence ATGCAAAACTCTAAAAATCAGCTTTTTATAGTCTTTGTTGCATTTTTTCTATCTATTTTTTCGTGTCAAAAAGTGTTTGCCCAACAGACATTTTATACCAACGGAATTACAGATAAGCGCAATACAGTCTATGCGTTTACAAATGCTACCATCTATACAGACTACAAAACCAAAATTTCTGAAGCTACTTTAGTCATTAAAGATGGAAAAATTTTGGAAGTAGGAAAAAATATTACTGTTCCTAAAGGTGCTATCGTAGAAGATTTGAAAGGCAAAGTGATATATCCGTCGTTCATTGATTTATATTCAGACTATGGAATGCCAGCCATAGAAAAATCTAAAGGAGGCGCATGGTGGCAACTTCAACTTACTCCACAAACTTCTTATGCTTTTGGAAACAATGAAGCTGTGAAAGCGCACCACAAGGCAAGTGAAATGTTTGACCCAACAAATAAAGTTACACAAAAAGAAGCTGAAGGACTTAGAAAATTGGGCTTTGGAACACTTCTTTCACAACAACAAGATGGTATTGTCAGAGGAACTTCTGCTCTTGTTTTCTTAGGAGAAGGAGCTGCAAACGAACAGCTTTACAAAACTGATGCAGCCGTAGGGCTTTCATTTAATAAAGGTTCTTCTTCACAATCTTATCCGACTTCTCTGATGGGTTCAATGGCTCTTTTGCGCCAAACGTATTTGGATGGAAAGTGGTATGCTAGTGGAAATGCAAAGGATAAAAACTTGACGTTGGCATCGTGGAATAACATTCAAAATCTGCCTCAAATCTTTGAAGTAGATGATAAACTCAATGCTGTGCGTGCTGATAGATTAGGAGATGAGTTTGGAAAGCAATATATTTTAAAAGGAAGTGGAGACGAGTATCAAGCCGTTGATTTGATAAAAAATACGGGTGCTGCTTTTATTCTTCCTCTTGAATTTCCAAAAGCTTTTGATGTAAATGACCCACTAGATGCTCAATTTATTTCTTTTACAGCTCTCAAACATTGGGAGTATGCCCCTGCCAACGCAGGAATTTTGGAGAAAGCAGATGTAGATTTTGCATTTACTACTGACGGACTGAAAGACAAATCTAAATTTTTGGAACACCTTAGAAAAGCTGTTGGTGCTGGTCTTTCAAAAGAAAAAGCTCTAAAAGCTCTTACCTACACGCCAGCAAAACTTTTGGGAGAAGAAAACAATTTGGGAACGCTTAAAAAAGGTGCGATTGCTAACTTTATTATTACTTCTGGAGATTTATTTTTGTCAAAAACTAAAGTGTATCAAAACTGGATAAAAGGTCAGAAAAATGAAGTTACAGCATATCCAAATTCTAGCTATGCAGGTATTTATGATTTGACATTAGAAGAAGATGGCAAACCAAAACTTTATAAATTGGAAGTTTCTGGAGAAGAAGATAACCTAAATTATAAAGTTATTGATGGAAAAGATACGCTCAAAGCAAAAGGTTCTTACGAAAAGGGAATTTTTGCGTTACAATTCTCTCCTCAAAACCAAACAGAAGCCACTCGCCTTACAGGTTGGTACGATTCAGAAGGAAAATATTGGTCGGGTTCAACACGTACGTCAGGAGGAAAGTGGGTTACTTGGAACGCCAAAAATTCAGATTCGAATATGAAAATCAATCAGAATATTGGAGATGCGCCAAAAGTAGATTCTACCTTGCAAGACTTTAAACCTATGTTTCCTTTTGCGCCTTATGCTTTCCAAGAACAGCCAAAATCTGAAACCGTTTTGATAAAAAATGCAACGGTTTGGACAAACGAAGCTGATGGAATTTTAGAAAATACGGATGTTCTGTTAGTAAATGGAAAAATTAGTAAAATAGGTAAAAATCTTTCTGCACCAAATGGAGCAACTACTATCGACGGAACAGGAAAACATCTTACAAGTGGAATTATTGATGAGCATTCTCATATTGCTATTTCTGGAGGAGTAAACGAAGGCGTATATGCAAATAGTTCAGAAGTTCGAATTGGAGATGTTATTAATCCAGAAGACGTAAATATTTACCGTCATTTGGCAGGTGGTGTAGTCGCTATTCAACAGCTTCACGGTTCGGCAAACCCGATTGGAGGACAGTCAGCAGTAGTAAAACTTCGTTGGGGAAAAACAGCCGAAGAAATGAAAATTAAAGGCGCACCTGAGCGTATCAAATTTGCACTAGGAGAGAACGTAAAGCATTCAAACTGGTCGGAATACAGCCGTTTTCCACAGTCAAGAATGGGAGTAGAGCAGTTTATGATGGATGCTTTCACAAGAGCAAAAGAATATGAAGCAGCTAAAAAAGCAAATCCAATGGCAACTAGAACTGATTTACAAATGGAAGCACTTTTAGAAATCATCAATGGAAAACGTCTGATTTCTTGTCATTCCTATATTGCTTCTGAAATTTTGGCAACTATGCGTGTCGCTGAAAAATTTGGTTTTAAAGTCAATGTATTTACTCATATTTTGGAAGGCTATAAAGTTGCTCCAGAGATGGCAAAACATGGGGTAGCTGGTTCTACTTTCTCTGATTGGTGGGCGTACAAGTATGAAGTAAAAGATGCTATTCCGTACAATGCTGCACTTATGAATCAAGCTGGCGTACTTACTTCTATCAACTCTGACGATGCTGAAATGGGAAGAAGACTCAACCAAGAAGCTGCCAAAACAGTAAAATATGGTGGCGTTTCTCCAGAAGAAGCGTGGAAATTCGTTACGCTCAATCCTGCTAAAATGTTAGGCATTGCTGAGAGAACAGGAAGTATAAAAGTTGGAAAAGATGCTGATGTTGTTTTGTGGTCGGATAATCCACTTTCTGTGTATGCAAAAGCAGAAAAAACATTTGTAGATGGTATTTTGTATTTTGACAGAGAAAATGACGAAAAATTACGCCGTGAACTAGCAGCAGAACGTGAAAGAATTATTCAAAAGATGATTTCAGCTAAAGAAGGAGGCGCACCAACAATGGGCATCAAATTCAAAAAGCAACATATTTGGGATTGTGAAGAAACACAGTTTGACTATTGGAAAACAGTCAATGGAGGAGAAGAATAA
- a CDS encoding DUF6389 family protein — protein MYNQVANNKVKEEEYTIKLRKILDLHFTEVAKKLNVVLSILPKETKEVELTIFLSQEGDGGFSIYVSLRGKELYVLNKPIRSSANIFQVKYTRNGFQPDVPMMGFEAEFDVNAVLSNIVGEWLLEVWNQAETKNITLPVTIVAVEGAIQILSLKIN, from the coding sequence GTGTATAACCAAGTAGCTAACAACAAAGTGAAGGAGGAAGAATATACAATCAAACTAAGAAAAATCTTAGACTTGCATTTTACAGAGGTAGCCAAAAAACTCAATGTAGTTTTAAGTATTTTACCTAAAGAAACCAAGGAAGTTGAACTAACCATTTTTCTTAGTCAAGAGGGAGATGGAGGATTTAGTATATATGTATCTTTAAGAGGAAAAGAGTTGTATGTTCTTAATAAACCTATTAGAAGTTCGGCAAATATTTTTCAAGTAAAATACACAAGAAATGGGTTTCAACCAGATGTTCCTATGATGGGTTTTGAGGCTGAGTTCGATGTAAATGCTGTACTTTCTAATATTGTTGGTGAATGGTTATTAGAAGTTTGGAATCAAGCTGAAACAAAAAATATTACTCTTCCAGTTACAATTGTTGCTGTTGAAGGAGCTATACAAATATTATCATTAAAAATAAACTAA
- a CDS encoding DUF697 domain-containing protein codes for MWDYLLYKLKDKMRLDDDNERADKVIENSVIWAMGASLIPIPLADMIAVTVIQADMVRRLAEINGVTANNANIESWLGTLSGGVLSKLGAQALKLIPGWGSVAGGVGMAVLSGASTYAAGKTFAKHFREGGDLEDFDADAVKGFYDEQLIKGRDFAKQMKDEVEKRAKAAYAEFSGEEVKQENEKDFEFEEVMDFEEVVDEKYQKQESKQTKTTSNFNQEEEAPHQANPTRNNTSQKAPKAEGVPPNSAVDKSSPSYQSAKESAGVLAELRQLASLKDKGILTEEEFQRLKTKLMEKL; via the coding sequence ATGTGGGATTATCTTCTCTACAAATTAAAAGACAAAATGCGCTTAGACGACGACAACGAGCGTGCTGATAAAGTTATTGAAAACTCTGTAATATGGGCAATGGGAGCATCTCTTATTCCTATTCCATTGGCTGATATGATTGCCGTTACGGTCATTCAGGCAGATATGGTCAGAAGACTAGCAGAAATAAATGGAGTTACTGCCAACAATGCCAATATAGAATCGTGGCTTGGAACTCTCTCTGGTGGTGTTTTATCCAAGTTAGGAGCGCAAGCACTCAAACTCATTCCAGGGTGGGGAAGTGTAGCTGGAGGTGTTGGAATGGCTGTTTTGTCTGGCGCATCGACGTATGCAGCAGGAAAAACATTTGCCAAACACTTTAGAGAAGGAGGTGATTTAGAAGATTTTGATGCAGATGCAGTAAAAGGATTTTATGATGAGCAACTTATCAAAGGACGAGATTTTGCCAAGCAGATGAAAGACGAAGTAGAAAAACGTGCTAAGGCTGCTTACGCTGAATTTTCTGGAGAAGAAGTAAAACAGGAAAATGAAAAAGATTTTGAATTTGAGGAAGTGATGGATTTTGAGGAAGTAGTGGATGAAAAATACCAAAAACAAGAATCAAAGCAAACTAAGACAACTTCTAACTTCAATCAAGAAGAAGAAGCACCTCACCAAGCAAATCCAACAAGAAATAACACTTCACAAAAAGCTCCAAAAGCAGAAGGTGTTCCACCAAACAGTGCTGTGGATAAATCTTCTCCATCTTATCAGTCTGCTAAAGAATCGGCTGGAGTGTTGGCAGAGCTTCGCCAACTTGCTAGTTTGAAGGATAAAGGCATTCTGACAGAAGAAGAATTCCAACGCTTGAAAACAAAACTGATGGAAAAATTGTAG
- a CDS encoding CoA-binding protein: MQNKKTLILGATPNPSRYAYLAAERLTNKNHDIVPVGIKKGEVFGKEIEHQTDNQELTIHNDIDTITLYVGVRNQPEWYNYILETNPKRIIFNPGTENPELMQKAREKGIEVEVACTLVMLGSGQY, from the coding sequence ATGCAAAATAAAAAAACGCTCATCTTAGGAGCAACACCAAATCCATCTCGTTATGCTTACTTGGCAGCCGAACGATTGACAAATAAAAATCACGATATTGTTCCTGTTGGTATAAAAAAGGGAGAAGTTTTTGGAAAAGAAATTGAGCATCAAACAGACAATCAAGAACTAACTATTCACAACGATATTGATACAATAACGCTTTATGTGGGAGTTCGAAATCAACCAGAATGGTACAATTATATTTTAGAAACCAATCCAAAGCGAATTATTTTCAATCCAGGAACAGAAAATCCAGAGCTAATGCAAAAAGCAAGAGAAAAAGGAATTGAAGTAGAAGTAGCTTGTACGTTGGTAATGCTAGGTTCTGGGCAGTATTAA
- the tnpA gene encoding IS200/IS605 family transposase, producing MANVYSQLYIQIVFAVKGRKSLIKESFRVELQKYITGVVQAKGHKLLAIYCMPDHTHLLIGLKPNLPISELVQDVKTSSNKLIKDKKFLQTKFEWQKGYGAFSYSKSALDNVVKYILNQPEHHKKRNFKEEYLLLLKKFEIEYDEKYLFEWIDEI from the coding sequence ATGGCAAACGTTTATTCTCAACTCTACATTCAAATTGTATTCGCTGTGAAAGGTAGAAAGAGTTTGATTAAAGAGAGCTTTAGAGTTGAGCTACAGAAATATATTACAGGAGTTGTACAAGCAAAAGGACATAAACTACTTGCTATTTATTGTATGCCAGACCATACACATTTACTCATTGGACTAAAACCTAATCTACCTATTTCTGAATTAGTACAAGACGTGAAAACCAGTTCAAATAAATTGATAAAAGATAAAAAATTCTTACAAACAAAATTTGAATGGCAAAAAGGATATGGTGCATTTTCCTACTCAAAATCTGCATTAGACAATGTTGTGAAATATATTTTAAATCAACCAGAACACCACAAGAAAAGAAATTTTAAGGAAGAGTATTTGCTATTACTCAAAAAATTTGAAATTGAATATGATGAAAAATACTTATTTGAATGGATAGATGAGATTTGA
- a CDS encoding S9 family peptidase, translated as MKLKYLFLSSLFFTTTFSFAQKYESQEQALDRIDEIMQGDKFVGVLPENGRWSYNGKEIYFSKKSYLEPLPTWYKQSISNGNPIGTPLKIAENDFNLNPKNYVFGDNASFENYNSTKTDKVVSVDGDLYLQDIQNGSSKRLTNTLENEQNPSFTRNDSAIVYQKGNDLFYFWLQGEQIGQTQQITSFVDSNKKGESYLNDAEKWLNRQQTDLLEIVRINKAEDSVKNAQPKPYRLTAIPLNGKYVSSVQISNDGRYVVYVLGEYSSKATEVPNYINELGYTENLPARAKVGTTTANFTLHVYDRYAKANDKVDLSSLPKMMENPAFYAEYGKDLKRSSPRNVWIHETKWSPNGEKGVMVVRADDSKSRWIVGMDWTSENEKLKLVDYQQDDAWIGGEGISGWHSETGTLGWKDNETVYFQSEKTGFSHLYTYNFKTKEKKQLTNGNFEVTDVWLSKDQSTFYVRANKENHHEYHLYKLGKKNDLEKITSQKGVYEDFVLSPDEKYWIARYSYSNKPWELVVFANKSNAPQREITNSITDKFKNYSWYPKDVTMVVDSSGKKIQAKLVDLPDSMTEGRKPYVWYEPKIITFKTPDGAEVPARLYEPDANVKNKAAVMFVHGAGYLQNVHYGWSAYFREYMFHNLLREQGYTVIDIDYRGSKGYGRDWRTAIYRHMGNKELVDYVAGADYLVKNHGIDKDRIGIYGGSYGGFMTMMAMFKEPKVFRSGAALRSVTDWAHYNHPYTANILNTPVEDSLAYVRSSPIYFAEGLEGDLLICHGMLDTNVQFQDVVRLSQRLIELRKENWELAVYPIEGHGFVYPTSWADEYKRIYQLFDRTIGKEKE; from the coding sequence ATGAAATTAAAATATTTATTTTTATCCTCTTTATTTTTTACTACGACATTTTCCTTTGCTCAAAAATATGAAAGTCAAGAACAGGCTTTAGATAGAATTGATGAAATTATGCAAGGCGATAAATTTGTAGGTGTCTTGCCAGAAAATGGGCGTTGGTCATACAATGGAAAAGAGATTTATTTTTCTAAAAAGTCATATTTAGAGCCTCTTCCAACGTGGTACAAACAAAGCATTTCGAACGGAAACCCTATTGGAACGCCTCTCAAAATTGCTGAAAATGATTTTAATCTGAACCCTAAAAATTACGTTTTTGGAGATAATGCAAGTTTTGAAAATTATAACAGTACCAAAACGGATAAAGTGGTTTCTGTAGATGGAGATTTGTATTTGCAAGATATTCAGAATGGAAGTTCAAAACGTCTTACCAATACATTAGAAAACGAACAAAATCCTAGTTTTACACGAAATGATAGTGCTATTGTTTATCAGAAAGGAAATGATTTGTTTTATTTTTGGTTACAGGGTGAGCAGATAGGACAAACACAGCAAATTACTTCTTTTGTAGATTCAAATAAAAAAGGAGAAAGCTACTTAAATGATGCTGAAAAATGGCTGAATAGACAACAAACCGACCTCTTAGAAATTGTTAGAATAAATAAAGCTGAAGATTCGGTCAAAAATGCACAACCCAAACCGTATCGTTTGACAGCAATTCCCTTGAATGGAAAATATGTTTCATCTGTTCAGATTAGCAACGACGGACGTTATGTAGTTTATGTTTTGGGAGAATATTCTTCAAAAGCTACCGAAGTTCCGAACTATATCAATGAACTAGGCTATACAGAAAACTTACCTGCTCGTGCAAAAGTAGGAACTACAACAGCAAATTTTACATTGCACGTATATGACAGATATGCAAAAGCGAATGATAAAGTAGATTTGTCTAGTTTGCCAAAAATGATGGAAAATCCTGCTTTTTATGCAGAGTATGGAAAAGATTTGAAAAGAAGTTCACCAAGAAATGTTTGGATTCATGAAACAAAATGGTCTCCCAACGGAGAAAAAGGTGTGATGGTAGTCCGTGCAGATGATTCTAAAAGCCGTTGGATTGTAGGAATGGATTGGACAAGTGAGAACGAAAAACTCAAACTGGTAGATTATCAGCAAGATGATGCTTGGATAGGAGGCGAAGGAATTAGTGGTTGGCATTCAGAAACAGGAACGCTAGGATGGAAAGACAATGAAACTGTTTATTTTCAGTCTGAAAAAACTGGTTTTTCTCATCTTTATACCTATAATTTCAAAACAAAAGAGAAAAAACAGCTTACAAATGGAAACTTTGAAGTAACTGATGTTTGGCTTTCAAAAGACCAAAGCACGTTTTATGTCAGAGCCAACAAAGAAAATCATCACGAATATCATTTATATAAACTTGGCAAGAAAAACGATTTAGAAAAAATAACTTCTCAAAAAGGAGTGTATGAAGATTTTGTATTGTCGCCAGATGAGAAATATTGGATAGCTCGTTATTCGTATTCTAATAAGCCGTGGGAGTTGGTAGTTTTTGCAAATAAATCAAATGCTCCACAACGAGAAATTACTAATTCAATTACTGATAAATTCAAGAATTATTCTTGGTATCCTAAAGATGTAACTATGGTAGTAGATAGTAGTGGAAAAAAAATACAGGCAAAGCTAGTAGACTTACCTGATTCTATGACTGAAGGAAGAAAGCCATACGTTTGGTACGAGCCAAAAATCATTACCTTCAAAACACCAGATGGTGCAGAAGTTCCTGCAAGACTCTATGAACCCGATGCCAACGTAAAAAATAAAGCTGCTGTGATGTTTGTTCATGGTGCTGGTTATTTGCAGAATGTTCATTATGGTTGGAGTGCGTATTTTAGAGAATATATGTTTCATAATCTTTTGAGAGAGCAAGGTTATACAGTCATTGATATAGATTATAGGGGAAGTAAAGGCTATGGTAGAGATTGGAGAACAGCAATTTATCGCCACATGGGAAATAAAGAACTTGTAGATTATGTAGCAGGAGCAGATTATCTTGTCAAAAATCACGGCATCGATAAAGATAGAATCGGGATTTATGGAGGTTCGTACGGAGGTTTTATGACGATGATGGCAATGTTTAAAGAGCCAAAAGTATTTCGTTCTGGAGCTGCACTTCGTTCAGTTACAGATTGGGCGCATTACAATCATCCATATACAGCTAACATTCTGAATACACCTGTTGAGGATAGTTTGGCGTATGTGCGTTCGTCTCCCATTTATTTTGCCGAAGGCTTAGAGGGAGATTTACTTATTTGCCATGGAATGTTAGATACAAATGTTCAGTTCCAAGATGTTGTTCGTTTATCGCAAAGACTTATAGAACTTAGAAAAGAAAACTGGGAACTCGCTGTTTATCCGATTGAAGGACATGGCTTTGTCTATCCAACCAGCTGGGCAGATGAGTACAAGCGTATTTATCAACTCTTTGATAGAACCATAGGAAAAGAGAAAGAGTAA
- a CDS encoding acyltransferase family protein: MKESKHIPILNTLRAIAALSVCFHHHLFTTKIHIHEYSPMRIFEYGNHGVTLFFVISGFVIPYSMYNKGFKLHNYGKFIIKRLARLEPPYIVAIFLGIAFSYVRVLNPNGNGVDITPNFQQIMLHFGYMIPLKDIFRYFGYYPEILQNKGWIIGVFWSLAIEFQYYLYIGLFFPLVAHKKILYRCVGYAIIFITAISTFLRFNTNFLPSWLPVFMVGIILFLRHVKHIKDIEFYCLLILSLIASYYCRGYEITIATFISFLLIISFTNYENKILHFFSLISYSLYLTHTIVGDPFLNFTSHYIPNYLEEILLFPIAVGLSTGVAYVLYLLVEKPSMKLSSRISWSKKKESKQKDS; the protein is encoded by the coding sequence GTGAAAGAAAGCAAACATATTCCTATTTTGAACACACTCAGAGCTATTGCTGCTTTGAGTGTGTGTTTCCATCACCATCTTTTTACTACCAAAATACATATTCATGAGTACAGCCCTATGCGTATTTTTGAATATGGAAACCATGGCGTAACACTTTTCTTTGTAATTTCTGGCTTCGTAATTCCTTATTCGATGTACAATAAGGGTTTTAAGCTGCATAATTATGGAAAATTTATTATAAAAAGATTGGCTCGCCTTGAACCACCCTATATAGTAGCTATTTTCTTAGGAATCGCTTTTTCTTATGTCAGAGTGCTTAATCCGAATGGAAATGGAGTAGATATTACGCCTAATTTCCAACAAATTATGCTACATTTTGGGTATATGATTCCTTTGAAAGATATTTTCCGTTATTTTGGTTATTACCCAGAAATTCTTCAAAATAAAGGATGGATTATTGGTGTTTTTTGGTCACTGGCGATTGAGTTTCAATATTATTTGTACATAGGCTTATTTTTTCCTCTTGTTGCTCACAAGAAAATATTGTATAGATGCGTGGGCTATGCCATAATTTTTATAACAGCTATATCTACATTTTTACGATTCAATACAAATTTTCTTCCTTCTTGGTTGCCTGTTTTTATGGTGGGAATAATTTTATTTTTGCGCCATGTAAAGCATATTAAAGATATAGAGTTTTATTGTTTGCTTATTTTGTCGCTTATAGCTTCTTATTATTGCAGAGGATATGAAATTACGATTGCAACATTTATTAGTTTTCTACTAATCATTTCCTTTACAAATTATGAGAATAAGATACTTCATTTTTTCTCTCTGATTTCTTATTCTTTATACCTAACACACACTATTGTTGGAGATCCATTTCTTAATTTTACGAGTCATTATATTCCAAATTATTTAGAGGAAATTCTACTTTTTCCGATAGCTGTAGGTTTGAGTACTGGTGTTGCTTATGTGTTATATCTTCTAGTTGAAAAACCTTCTATGAAACTTTCAAGTCGTATTTCTTGGAGTAAGAAGAAAGAATCCAAACAGAAAGATTCATAG
- a CDS encoding MBL fold metallo-hydrolase: MKITFLGTGTSQGVPVIACNCEVCNSLDYRDKRLRVSIHIEVENKEGEEKSFIIDTGADFRQQCLRERITKLDAVLYTHQHKDHTAGMDEVRSFNFVQQKDMPIYARQPVLEQLKREFAYIFAEYKYPGVPSVETHSIENETFEIEGVTITPIDVLHYKLPVFGFRIGDFTYITDVNFISDQELEKVKGTKILVLGALQKEQHISHFTLQEALDVIEKLQPQKAYLTHISHKMGLHKEVSEELPANVEIAYDGLQIKI; this comes from the coding sequence ATGAAAATAACATTTTTAGGAACAGGAACATCACAAGGCGTTCCTGTTATTGCATGTAATTGTGAAGTATGTAATTCTTTAGATTATAGAGATAAGCGTTTGCGTGTTTCTATTCATATTGAGGTGGAAAATAAGGAGGGCGAAGAGAAGAGTTTTATTATAGATACAGGAGCAGATTTTCGCCAGCAATGTCTTCGTGAACGCATTACAAAACTAGATGCTGTTCTTTATACTCATCAACACAAAGACCACACAGCAGGAATGGACGAAGTGCGTTCTTTTAATTTTGTACAGCAAAAAGATATGCCTATTTATGCAAGACAACCTGTTTTGGAACAACTAAAGCGAGAGTTTGCCTATATTTTTGCAGAATACAAATATCCAGGTGTACCAAGTGTAGAAACACATAGTATTGAAAATGAAACTTTTGAAATAGAAGGAGTAACTATTACTCCAATTGATGTTTTGCACTACAAACTTCCTGTTTTTGGTTTTAGAATAGGCGATTTTACCTATATCACAGACGTTAATTTTATTTCTGACCAAGAACTAGAGAAAGTAAAAGGAACAAAAATATTAGTCTTGGGGGCATTACAAAAAGAGCAACATATTTCTCACTTTACATTACAAGAAGCACTTGATGTAATAGAAAAATTACAACCACAAAAAGCCTATTTGACTCATATCAGTCATAAAATGGGGCTGCACAAAGAAGTTTCTGAAGAGCTTCCTGCAAATGTTGAAATTGCTTATGATGGCTTGCAGATAAAAATTTAA
- the ychF gene encoding redox-regulated ATPase YchF gives MGLRCGIVGLPNVGKSTLFNALSSAKAESANYPFCTIEPNVGIVTVPDERIGVLEDLITPQRTVPAIVEFVDIAGLVRGASKGEGLGNQFLANIREVDAIAHVVRCFEDDNVIHVDGKVNPVSDKETIDIELQLKDLETVEKRLARVGKAARTGDKTAKKEADILEKVKNHLEQGKNVRSLVLEDEEQKLVDEAFLLTQKPVIYVANVDEASIHTGNALVEQLKESVKDENAEVVVVCASIESQIAELEDEEEKQMFLEEYELKESGLNKLIRSAYSILNLITYFTAGVKEVRAWTIQRGWKAPKAASVIHTDFERGFIRAEVIKLGDYQQYKTEVALKEAGKLAVEGKEYVVEDGDIMHFRFNV, from the coding sequence ATGGGATTACGTTGTGGAATCGTTGGTTTGCCCAATGTTGGAAAATCTACTCTTTTCAATGCTTTATCTAGTGCAAAGGCAGAATCTGCTAATTATCCATTCTGTACGATTGAACCCAATGTCGGTATCGTAACTGTTCCAGATGAGCGCATTGGCGTACTTGAAGATTTGATTACTCCACAGCGAACTGTTCCAGCGATTGTAGAATTTGTAGATATTGCAGGTTTGGTTCGTGGTGCAAGTAAAGGCGAAGGCTTGGGAAATCAGTTTTTGGCAAACATCAGAGAAGTAGATGCTATTGCTCACGTAGTGCGCTGCTTTGAAGACGATAATGTAATCCACGTAGATGGAAAAGTAAATCCTGTTTCAGATAAAGAAACCATAGATATTGAGCTTCAACTCAAAGATTTAGAAACTGTTGAAAAACGTCTTGCTCGTGTAGGCAAAGCAGCACGTACTGGCGACAAAACAGCAAAAAAAGAAGCTGATATTCTTGAAAAAGTAAAAAACCACTTAGAGCAAGGAAAAAATGTTCGTTCTTTGGTATTGGAAGACGAAGAACAAAAACTGGTAGATGAAGCGTTTTTACTTACACAAAAACCCGTGATTTATGTTGCTAACGTAGATGAGGCTTCTATCCACACAGGTAATGCACTTGTAGAACAGCTTAAAGAATCTGTAAAAGATGAAAATGCAGAGGTGGTAGTGGTTTGTGCTTCTATCGAATCACAGATTGCAGAACTAGAAGATGAGGAAGAAAAACAAATGTTTTTGGAGGAATACGAACTTAAAGAATCTGGACTCAATAAACTCATTCGTAGTGCCTATTCTATTTTGAATCTGATTACTTATTTTACGGCAGGCGTAAAAGAAGTCAGAGCTTGGACAATTCAGAGAGGCTGGAAAGCTCCTAAGGCTGCCAGTGTTATCCATACTGATTTTGAGCGTGGCTTTATTCGTGCAGAAGTTATCAAACTTGGTGATTATCAGCAATACAAAACCGAAGTAGCCCTCAAAGAAGCTGGAAAATTAGCTGTTGAAGGTAAAGAATATGTCGTAGAAGATGGTGATATAATGCACTTTAGATTTAATGTGTAG